The nucleotide sequence GACCGGTGCTCTGCCTGGTCGGCCCGCCTGGCGTTGGTAAGACTTCGCTGGCCGAGTCGATTGCTCGCTCCACCAACCGCAAGTTTGTCCGCATGGCGCTGGGTGGCGTGCGTGACGAAGCCGAGATTCGTGGCCATCGCCGTACCTATATCGGCTCGATGCCGGGTCGTCTGATTCAGAAGATGACCAAGGTGGGCGTGCGCAATCCACTGTTCCTGCTCGATGAAATCGACAAGATGGGCAACGACATGCGTGGCGATCCAGCCTCGGCGTTACTTGAGGTCCTGGACCCGGAACAGAACCACAACTTCAACGATCATTATCTGGAGGTCGATTACGACCTGTCGGATGTGATGTTCCTCTGTACAGCCAACTCGATGAACATCCCTCCGGCTCTGCTCGATCGTATGGAGGTGATTCGCCTTCCCGGTTACACCGAAGACGAAAAGGTCAATATCGCTACCCGTTACCTGGTACCCAAGCAGATCCAGGCGAACGGGCTGAAGAAGACCGAGCTGCAGTTCGAAGAAGACGCGATACGCGACATCATCCGCTACTACACTCGCGAAGCCGGCGTTCGTGGCCTGGAGCGTCAGGTGGCGAAGGTCTGCCGAAAGGTGGTTAAAGAGTATGCCGCTCAGAAAAACTTCACGGTAACGGTCACCTGCGAGTCTCTTGAGCACTTCTTGGGCGTGCGCAAGTTCCGCTACGGGCTCGCCGAGCTGGAAGACCAGGTCGGCCAGGTAACCGGGCTGGCATGGACCCAGGTTGGGGGTGAACTGCTGACCATCGAAGCAGCAGTGGTGCCGGGTAAAGGTCGTCTGACTAAAACCGGCTCCCTGGGCGACGTGATGGGCGAGTCCATTACCGCAGCGCTAACCGTGGTTCGTAGCCGCGCTGCCAGCATGGGGATTGCGCCGGACTTTCATGAAAAACAGGACATCCATATACACGTCCCCGAAGGGGCGACGCCAAAGGATGGCCCTAGCGCGGGCATCGGCATGTGTACGGCGCTGGTTTCAGCCCTGACGCAAATTCCGGTGCGTGCCGAAGTTGCCATGACGGGAGAGATCACCTTGCGCGGCCAGGTACTGGCGATTGGCGGACTGAAAGAGAAATTGCTGGCTGCACACCGGGGTGGTATCCGTACGGTGATCATTCCCGAAGAGAATCAGCGTGATCTTAAGGAGATTCCGGAGAATATTAAGCAGGACTTGCAGATTAAACCGGTGAAGTGGATTGACGAAGTCCTCCAAATTGCGCTGCAATACGCGCCGGAGCCCTTGCCTGACGCGGCTCCCGATATAGTTGCAAAGGAAGACAAACGCGAGACTGATTCCAAGGAGCGAATCAGCACGCATTAGCCTGAAA is from Pseudomonas saudiphocaensis and encodes:
- the lon gene encoding endopeptidase La codes for the protein MKTTIELPLLPLRDVVVYPHMVIPLFVGREKSIEALESAMEGDKQILLVAQKNPADDDPTEDGLYRVGTVATVLQLLKLPDGTVKVLVEGEQRGTMERFIEADNHCRADVSLIDEAEIDSREAEVFSRSLLSQFEQYVQLGKKVPSEVLSSLASIEEPARLVDTMAAHMALKIEQKQSILEVTDLPARVEHVMALLDAEIDLLQVEKRIRGRVKKQMERSQREYYLNEQMKAIQKELGDIDEGHNEIDDLKKRIENAGLSKDAHAKATTELNKLKQMSPMSAEATVVRTYIDWLVNVPWKATSKVRLDLAKAEEVLDADHYGLEEVKDRILEYLAVQKRVKKLKGPVLCLVGPPGVGKTSLAESIARSTNRKFVRMALGGVRDEAEIRGHRRTYIGSMPGRLIQKMTKVGVRNPLFLLDEIDKMGNDMRGDPASALLEVLDPEQNHNFNDHYLEVDYDLSDVMFLCTANSMNIPPALLDRMEVIRLPGYTEDEKVNIATRYLVPKQIQANGLKKTELQFEEDAIRDIIRYYTREAGVRGLERQVAKVCRKVVKEYAAQKNFTVTVTCESLEHFLGVRKFRYGLAELEDQVGQVTGLAWTQVGGELLTIEAAVVPGKGRLTKTGSLGDVMGESITAALTVVRSRAASMGIAPDFHEKQDIHIHVPEGATPKDGPSAGIGMCTALVSALTQIPVRAEVAMTGEITLRGQVLAIGGLKEKLLAAHRGGIRTVIIPEENQRDLKEIPENIKQDLQIKPVKWIDEVLQIALQYAPEPLPDAAPDIVAKEDKRETDSKERISTH